The Maridesulfovibrio zosterae DSM 11974 genome window below encodes:
- the ablB gene encoding putative beta-lysine N-acetyltransferase has protein sequence MSHDLIVKIGRSNIQIGDYNDRIYLMSLFPEESPEIVNRLINMAVDRDLSKIFAKVPKSLSTHFLSGGFEKEAEVPGMYPDEDGVFLSFYRYPWRKKQDNKAELESVLSVAESKKGKGNVCTLPSNLHLNRLGLKDSHALARLYERTFKTYPFPINDPAFIEGEMESGVRFFGVFENDELVGAASAEVSEDGYSAEMTDFAVNPDYRRMGIAGALLQALESYCVESGIRCLFTIARACSYGINSMFSKGNYEYSGQLINNTNISGSLESMNVWHKMV, from the coding sequence ATGTCGCATGATTTAATTGTTAAAATTGGGAGGAGCAATATTCAGATTGGAGATTATAATGATCGAATATATCTGATGTCGCTTTTTCCTGAAGAGAGCCCGGAAATTGTTAATCGATTGATAAATATGGCTGTCGATAGGGATTTATCAAAAATTTTTGCCAAGGTTCCCAAATCGCTATCAACTCATTTCTTGTCTGGAGGATTTGAAAAAGAGGCGGAAGTGCCGGGAATGTATCCTGACGAGGATGGAGTCTTTCTGAGTTTCTACCGCTATCCATGGAGGAAGAAGCAGGATAACAAGGCTGAACTTGAAAGTGTTCTTTCTGTCGCTGAAAGCAAAAAGGGTAAAGGCAATGTTTGCACTCTTCCAAGTAACTTGCATCTGAATCGGCTCGGGCTGAAAGATTCACATGCGCTTGCGCGACTTTATGAACGTACTTTTAAAACTTATCCTTTTCCAATAAATGATCCTGCATTTATTGAAGGCGAGATGGAAAGTGGAGTTCGTTTTTTTGGCGTATTTGAGAATGATGAGCTGGTTGGTGCTGCCTCTGCAGAAGTTAGTGAAGATGGCTATAGTGCGGAAATGACTGATTTCGCAGTTAATCCTGATTATCGTAGAATGGGTATTGCCGGAGCATTGCTCCAGGCCTTGGAAAGTTACTGCGTTGAGTCAGGAATAAGATGCCTTTTTACTATTGCACGAGCCTGTTCTTATGGGATTAACTCAATGTTCTCTAAGGGAAACTACGAGTACTCAGGACAATTGATTAATAATACAAATATAAGTGGCAGTCTTGAGTCAATGAATGTCTGGCATAAAATGGTCTAG
- a CDS encoding calcium-binding protein has protein sequence MSAPISANPGSLTSQQLLTEDKLKENSETQSVTAGTKQKTSTAGTVAKGDSVQISEEASLLSSNMTAENNEGELEAIRITMPGTMLYGKNGYATSSISQSNSVSRLGQVIEQTFANSKSDTTEQSGTEDTSTPEEAEPKVYMSSSSEITPKAETEKSTESTPKAEVSRSSEPTEKPTASSTEPESSVAGNEEEKVALTSESNYVSQGTDGDDTVIGTVGDDILLGGAGNDIIIAGSGNDALDGGDGNDILSGGAGADRLNGGAGTDAVDYSSSSAVYVDLEKGTGVGGDADGDTFSNIERVQGSAYGDTITGDGNDNALWGVDGDDNLFGNSGDDTLYGGDGNDALAGDAGTDYLAGGAGNDAYIFHQGSVHDVIIEADDEGNDMAYIKDYTNVRLYKSGDDLLISSSNKKDMMQFQNWFSTRNVESFYFETVDTMYTADEIAGLAEDITPQGT, from the coding sequence ATGTCTGCACCAATTTCTGCTAATCCCGGTAGTTTAACGAGCCAACAACTTTTGACTGAAGATAAGCTGAAAGAAAATAGTGAGACACAATCTGTTACTGCTGGCACTAAACAGAAAACCAGCACTGCAGGGACTGTTGCTAAGGGTGATAGTGTACAAATTTCAGAAGAGGCCAGTCTGCTATCCAGCAATATGACAGCTGAGAATAATGAAGGCGAACTTGAAGCTATCCGGATCACAATGCCTGGAACTATGCTCTATGGCAAAAATGGTTATGCCACATCCAGTATAAGCCAGAGCAACAGTGTTTCAAGGTTGGGGCAGGTTATTGAGCAGACATTTGCGAATTCCAAAAGTGATACTACGGAGCAGAGCGGTACAGAAGATACTAGTACTCCAGAGGAAGCAGAGCCAAAAGTTTATATGAGCAGCAGTTCAGAAATCACACCGAAAGCAGAGACAGAAAAAAGTACAGAGTCAACACCGAAAGCTGAAGTTAGCCGTAGTTCTGAGCCCACGGAGAAACCAACTGCCAGCAGCACAGAACCTGAATCATCTGTAGCTGGCAACGAGGAAGAAAAAGTCGCTCTAACGAGTGAAAGCAATTATGTAAGTCAGGGAACAGACGGTGATGATACTGTTATTGGTACCGTAGGTGACGATATCCTTCTCGGCGGAGCAGGTAACGATATTATTATTGCCGGTAGCGGAAATGATGCTCTGGATGGCGGGGATGGTAATGATATTTTGTCAGGTGGGGCAGGTGCAGATCGATTAAACGGAGGAGCTGGAACGGATGCTGTTGATTATAGTTCTTCTTCCGCCGTTTATGTTGATCTCGAAAAGGGGACCGGTGTTGGCGGAGATGCCGATGGAGATACTTTCAGCAATATTGAGCGAGTCCAAGGGTCAGCCTATGGTGATACTATTACCGGAGACGGGAATGATAATGCCTTGTGGGGTGTAGATGGTGATGATAATTTGTTTGGCAATAGTGGTGATGACACTCTATATGGTGGAGATGGCAACGATGCTTTAGCGGGTGATGCTGGAACTGACTATCTGGCTGGTGGTGCTGGAAACGATGCATATATATTTCATCAGGGCAGCGTACATGATGTAATTATTGAAGCTGATGATGAAGGCAATGATATGGCCTATATTAAAGATTATACGAATGTAAGGCTGTATAAAAGCGGGGACGATCTGCTTATCAGCTCCAGCAATAAAAAAGACATGATGCAGTTTCAAAATTGGTTTTCCACACGCAATGTAGAGTCATTCTATTTTGAAACTGTAGATACAATGTACACTGCCGATGAGATCGCAGGTCTGGCAGAAGATATTACTCCTCAGGGAACGTAA
- a CDS encoding NAD-dependent succinate-semialdehyde dehydrogenase, which translates to MSIQSLNPATEEIIASFEEFSADKTQAVLDATAKAWPMWSIKNFSERKACLKKAAEILRKRAPELAEIMALEMGKPVRQGEGEVLKCAVVCDYYADEGESMLAPEPVEGAGRKAFITFEPLGTVLTVMPWNFPFWQVFRIAAPSLMAGNSMVLKHASNVPQCAMAIEQVFKDAGFPEDLFRTLLIGARQVESVLDHDSIFAVSLTGSEPAGRKVASAAGARLKKSVMELGGSDPFIVLSDADLDEAVKIATLSRCGNTGQTCIAAKRFIVQDEVYDNFVAKLSESMSKLIVGDPLDQKTDMGPMSSGPLRQELQEQVNRCVDAGGKILIGGSIPDSVGYYYPPTIITDIPTHADVCKEELFGPVALVFRVSSVDEAISLANDTPFGLGGSIWSKDEDTAVEIAAKVKTGCMFINSLVRSDVHLPFGGIGNSGYGRELGKHGIRAFVNVKPICIG; encoded by the coding sequence ATGAGCATTCAAAGCCTTAATCCGGCAACCGAAGAAATCATCGCTTCTTTCGAAGAATTTTCAGCTGACAAAACTCAGGCAGTACTCGACGCCACGGCAAAAGCCTGGCCAATGTGGAGCATAAAAAATTTCAGTGAACGCAAAGCCTGCCTGAAAAAAGCTGCTGAAATTCTTCGTAAAAGAGCTCCTGAACTTGCTGAAATAATGGCTCTTGAAATGGGCAAGCCTGTTCGGCAAGGTGAAGGAGAGGTCCTCAAATGTGCCGTAGTATGTGATTATTATGCCGATGAGGGCGAGTCTATGCTTGCACCTGAACCTGTAGAAGGAGCTGGCAGAAAAGCTTTTATAACGTTTGAACCACTCGGAACGGTTTTAACAGTTATGCCGTGGAACTTCCCTTTCTGGCAGGTATTCCGCATTGCGGCCCCCTCTCTTATGGCGGGCAATTCTATGGTTCTGAAGCATGCCTCCAATGTGCCCCAGTGTGCTATGGCCATTGAACAGGTATTTAAAGATGCCGGCTTTCCCGAGGATCTATTTCGAACGCTGCTTATCGGAGCACGTCAGGTAGAATCAGTTTTGGATCATGACTCAATATTTGCAGTCAGTCTGACAGGCAGTGAACCGGCAGGACGCAAGGTAGCTTCTGCAGCAGGTGCAAGACTGAAAAAATCTGTGATGGAGCTTGGCGGTAGTGATCCGTTCATTGTGCTCTCTGATGCCGACCTTGATGAAGCCGTTAAAATTGCCACACTATCAAGATGCGGAAACACAGGGCAGACATGTATCGCAGCCAAGCGTTTTATTGTGCAGGATGAAGTTTATGATAACTTTGTCGCCAAACTTTCTGAGAGCATGTCCAAACTGATCGTAGGTGATCCTCTTGATCAAAAAACGGATATGGGACCAATGTCCTCTGGTCCTCTGCGTCAAGAACTGCAGGAACAGGTTAACCGCTGTGTAGATGCTGGAGGTAAAATCCTGATTGGAGGAAGCATTCCCGACAGTGTGGGATATTATTATCCACCTACCATAATCACTGATATTCCGACTCACGCAGATGTATGCAAAGAAGAGTTATTCGGTCCTGTAGCTCTTGTATTTCGAGTTTCGTCTGTAGATGAAGCTATCTCACTTGCTAATGATACTCCATTTGGGCTGGGCGGATCAATCTGGTCAAAAGATGAAGACACCGCAGTTGAAATAGCTGCGAAAGTCAAGACTGGATGTATGTTTATCAACAGTCTGGTCCGCAGCGATGTTCATCTCCCATTCGGAGGCATAGGCAATTCTGGATATGGACGCGAACTCGGAAAACACGGAATCCGGGCATTTGTAAACGTCAAACCCATCTGCATAGGGTAA
- a CDS encoding ABC transporter ATP-binding protein encodes MSLLDINKINTFYGDVQVIFDLSLNVNQGEVVSIIGGNGAGKSTLLRTISGLLDPADGEICFDGENIQGNPPEKIVETGLIHVPEGRKLFSLMSVYDNLIVGAYNNRAKNNIAESLETVYKMFPRLKERKDQLAMTLSGGEQQMVAIGRGIMACPKLMMLDEPSLGLAPILIKEIFANVREIANQGTTILLVEQDVQHSLSLSDRGYVLEHGRVAMEGSAKDLLSNPHIKTAYLGI; translated from the coding sequence ATGTCGCTTCTTGATATAAATAAGATCAATACATTTTACGGAGATGTGCAGGTCATTTTTGACCTTTCACTTAACGTGAATCAGGGAGAAGTCGTATCTATCATTGGAGGCAACGGAGCGGGCAAATCCACTCTGTTACGGACAATTTCAGGACTTCTGGATCCAGCAGATGGTGAAATCTGTTTTGACGGGGAAAATATTCAAGGCAATCCCCCTGAAAAAATTGTAGAGACAGGTCTTATCCATGTACCGGAAGGTCGAAAGTTATTCTCTCTGATGTCTGTATACGACAACCTTATTGTTGGGGCATACAATAACAGAGCTAAAAATAACATCGCGGAATCATTAGAAACAGTCTATAAAATGTTTCCCCGTCTTAAAGAGCGCAAAGATCAGCTTGCCATGACTCTTTCAGGCGGAGAGCAGCAAATGGTTGCTATCGGCAGAGGAATTATGGCCTGCCCTAAACTGATGATGCTTGATGAGCCTTCTTTGGGACTTGCTCCTATTCTTATTAAAGAGATTTTCGCCAACGTAAGAGAGATAGCCAATCAGGGAACTACAATACTGCTGGTAGAACAAGATGTTCAGCACTCGCTTTCACTGTCTGACCGTGGTTATGTTCTGGAGCATGGACGAGTTGCGATGGAAGGCAGTGCTAAGGATCTGCTTAGTAACCCGCATATTAAAACTGCTTACCTCGGCATTTAG
- a CDS encoding ABC transporter ATP-binding protein yields the protein MSMLKFEDVTMQFGGLTAVNALNIEIEKGQILGLIGPNGAGKSTVFNCAAGVYKPTSGKIYFDGEDITGAKPWDLCRKGLARTFQIVKPFATKSVLYNTTVAAFATTSNRDEAESIALDVLKSMHLDHRKDDLPGAMTIADRKRLEIAKAMATKPKLLLLDEVMAGLRPTEVDEMIDIFKNIRDNGVTIFVIEHIMRAIMALSDELVVIHFGTKISEGKPEEVAKDENVIKAYLGGDYVAS from the coding sequence ATGAGCATGCTTAAATTTGAAGACGTCACAATGCAGTTTGGTGGTCTAACCGCCGTAAATGCACTTAATATTGAAATTGAAAAAGGACAGATTCTAGGTCTTATCGGCCCGAATGGCGCGGGGAAATCTACTGTCTTCAACTGTGCAGCAGGCGTATATAAACCTACTTCCGGCAAAATATACTTCGATGGTGAGGATATTACCGGAGCAAAGCCGTGGGATTTATGCCGCAAAGGACTGGCCCGTACGTTCCAGATCGTTAAACCATTTGCAACCAAATCTGTTCTTTACAATACAACAGTTGCAGCCTTTGCAACGACCAGCAACCGCGATGAAGCGGAATCTATTGCTTTGGATGTGCTTAAAAGCATGCATCTGGATCACCGCAAGGACGACCTGCCCGGAGCTATGACAATCGCAGACCGGAAACGGCTTGAAATTGCTAAGGCTATGGCTACTAAACCGAAACTGTTACTTCTTGATGAAGTTATGGCAGGACTCAGGCCGACTGAAGTTGATGAAATGATCGATATCTTTAAAAATATCCGTGACAACGGCGTAACGATCTTCGTCATTGAACACATCATGCGTGCGATAATGGCTCTTTCTGATGAACTGGTGGTTATTCATTTCGGCACCAAAATTTCTGAAGGAAAGCCAGAAGAAGTCGCAAAGGACGAAAATGTGATAAAAGCATACCTTGGAGGTGACTATGTCGCTTCTTGA
- a CDS encoding branched-chain amino acid ABC transporter permease — MTVDYIKKCCLAACVLFAFAMPLFVHSPTYLHISIMLLLFAYMTTSWNLVGGFAGVLPLGHSVFVGIGAYTSTVLWLQYSISPWIGMLIGGVVSGIVGYLIGKPTLKMRGAYFALSTMAFVEGVRVVVENLSYIGPFKLNGPRGLNIPPIPAGENSFFAFQFAHKEPYYYIILIMLIAVLALTWYVSRSKMGYSLIAGGEEPEAAEALGINVTRYKVQAMVMSAFLTSLAGTFLAQLTLFIYPKSVLTLDLSFELAFIALIGGRGSIAGPVVGALLLRPVSEFSRIYLSDSLPGMHLILFGAILIVVMLLQPSGLTAPLTKKFNAIVEKIANRKTKPRGVSDEHA, encoded by the coding sequence ATGACTGTAGATTACATCAAGAAATGTTGTTTGGCGGCATGTGTACTGTTTGCATTTGCAATGCCTCTCTTTGTCCATAGCCCGACTTACCTGCACATCTCAATTATGCTTCTTCTTTTCGCCTACATGACAACCTCATGGAACCTTGTCGGCGGCTTTGCAGGCGTATTACCCCTCGGGCACTCTGTTTTTGTCGGTATCGGGGCATATACCTCAACGGTGTTATGGCTTCAGTACTCTATCTCTCCATGGATCGGCATGCTGATCGGAGGCGTAGTTTCCGGTATTGTAGGCTATCTCATAGGTAAACCTACTTTAAAAATGCGTGGAGCTTACTTCGCCTTGTCCACCATGGCCTTTGTTGAAGGCGTAAGGGTTGTCGTGGAGAATCTAAGCTACATCGGACCATTTAAACTCAACGGTCCACGTGGACTTAATATTCCTCCCATCCCTGCCGGTGAAAATAGTTTCTTCGCTTTCCAGTTTGCACACAAGGAACCATATTATTACATTATCCTAATCATGCTGATAGCTGTTCTGGCCCTTACATGGTATGTCTCCCGCTCAAAAATGGGATACTCACTTATTGCAGGAGGAGAAGAACCTGAAGCAGCTGAGGCCCTTGGCATTAATGTAACCAGATACAAAGTTCAGGCCATGGTAATGAGTGCATTTTTAACATCATTAGCAGGTACTTTTCTAGCTCAGCTGACTCTTTTTATCTATCCAAAATCAGTTCTAACACTGGACCTTTCCTTTGAGCTGGCTTTCATCGCTCTAATTGGTGGCCGAGGTTCAATTGCAGGACCTGTTGTTGGCGCTCTGCTACTTCGCCCGGTAAGTGAATTCAGCCGTATTTATTTAAGTGATTCTTTACCTGGGATGCACCTGATTCTCTTCGGGGCAATTCTTATAGTAGTCATGTTGCTCCAGCCAAGCGGGCTTACAGCACCACTTACTAAAAAATTCAACGCCATCGTAGAAAAAATAGCAAATAGAAAAACAAAACCTAGGGGCGTAAGCGATGAGCATGCTTAA
- a CDS encoding branched-chain amino acid ABC transporter permease, which produces MDFAFLLQDIISGILMGSIYGLIALGLTLVFGVLKVINFAHGSFLMVGMYASYWAVSLTGLHPYVALCIVVPVMFYFGYFLQNFLIKPIFVAEKDVREPTTVIIVTTGVWYMLDNMALLIFGPGYRALTPNPLKGQMLEFGDIFISVPKLYGFLIAIATALLLYLFLQKTRTGRAIRATSLDRDAASLMGINQWKIFNIAFGIGTAIAGISGVVLTPFYNVYPTVGVPFDVKSFVIVVLGGLGSIPGAIIGGIIIGLIESVGPVYMTSTWTEAIVYMLFLLVLFVKPSGLFGQKYDW; this is translated from the coding sequence ATGGATTTTGCATTTCTCTTACAGGACATCATCAGCGGAATTCTAATGGGATCCATCTATGGTCTTATCGCGCTGGGCCTGACACTGGTTTTCGGAGTGCTGAAAGTAATCAACTTTGCACACGGATCGTTTCTCATGGTGGGTATGTATGCATCATATTGGGCCGTATCATTGACGGGACTACATCCCTATGTAGCTCTCTGCATTGTCGTACCTGTAATGTTTTACTTCGGATACTTTTTACAGAATTTCTTAATTAAGCCAATTTTTGTAGCTGAGAAAGACGTAAGAGAACCTACAACAGTAATTATCGTTACTACCGGCGTGTGGTACATGCTCGATAACATGGCCCTGCTTATTTTCGGCCCCGGCTACAGAGCACTGACTCCCAATCCACTAAAAGGCCAGATGCTTGAGTTCGGAGATATTTTTATATCAGTCCCAAAACTATACGGCTTTCTAATTGCTATTGCCACAGCCCTGCTGCTCTATCTTTTTCTGCAAAAAACACGCACAGGCCGCGCAATCAGAGCTACAAGTCTCGACCGCGACGCAGCCTCACTCATGGGCATTAACCAGTGGAAGATTTTTAACATTGCATTTGGAATAGGCACAGCCATAGCAGGCATTTCAGGAGTAGTCCTAACCCCTTTTTATAATGTTTATCCAACTGTCGGCGTTCCTTTTGATGTAAAATCATTTGTAATTGTTGTTCTTGGCGGCTTGGGATCTATTCCTGGAGCAATTATAGGCGGCATTATTATCGGCCTGATTGAATCCGTCGGCCCGGTATATATGACTTCAACCTGGACGGAAGCCATCGTTTACATGTTGTTTCTGCTGGTGCTCTTTGTAAAACCTTCCGGCCTCTTCGGCCAGAAATACGATTGGTAG
- a CDS encoding ABC transporter substrate-binding protein, with amino-acid sequence MKSFKLTLGAVLLCFMTLGLSSFALAVDSIKIGNILPLSGPSAAVGQQGKQAREMAVEEINNAGGIKSLGGAKLEMLYADSKSDPNVGVTEAERFINTEKVKVLTGCWNSGVTYPTSAVAERYGIPFIVPVSVRDTITERGFKNVFRIAAKDSWWARDQFAFLKDMSKEFGTELKTVAMVYENGDWGTGLAAQWKKLIENSGYKIVLDEPYPSSATDLTPVVNKIRRARPDILLLTSNAADAILLTNTMANYKVRPKVILGTGGGHADPTFLSGTGDNAQYIFDIVEWETDINKPGVKEINEKYKAKYGNNLTGEAVDAYVSVYVLADALERAGSTDADKVRSALAKTNLKTGPAAIVSYDAIEFDETGQNKFASPVIVQVNNLGKGLERITIWPKSARRAGYTPVFPIPKK; translated from the coding sequence ATGAAAAGTTTCAAATTAACTCTAGGCGCAGTATTGCTCTGCTTCATGACTTTAGGACTCAGTTCTTTCGCTCTGGCTGTTGATTCTATTAAAATAGGCAACATTCTCCCTCTGTCAGGACCTTCAGCTGCAGTTGGTCAGCAGGGCAAACAGGCCAGAGAAATGGCTGTTGAGGAAATCAATAATGCTGGAGGGATCAAATCTCTTGGCGGTGCCAAACTTGAGATGCTTTATGCTGACTCAAAAAGTGATCCTAATGTAGGTGTCACAGAGGCAGAACGATTCATTAATACTGAAAAAGTTAAAGTTCTTACAGGCTGCTGGAACTCAGGTGTAACCTACCCGACATCTGCTGTTGCCGAGCGTTACGGTATACCTTTCATTGTTCCTGTATCAGTTCGCGACACCATAACTGAGCGTGGATTTAAAAACGTATTCCGCATTGCAGCCAAAGACTCATGGTGGGCAAGAGACCAGTTCGCTTTCCTCAAAGATATGTCAAAAGAATTCGGAACTGAACTCAAAACAGTTGCCATGGTCTATGAGAACGGGGACTGGGGAACAGGTCTTGCTGCACAGTGGAAAAAATTGATAGAAAACTCCGGATACAAAATTGTTCTGGACGAACCCTACCCTTCCAGTGCGACCGACCTCACACCTGTTGTCAACAAAATCCGCCGGGCCAGACCTGATATTCTTTTACTGACTTCCAATGCTGCCGATGCAATTCTGCTGACCAACACCATGGCTAACTATAAAGTTCGCCCCAAAGTAATTCTCGGAACAGGCGGCGGACATGCAGACCCGACATTCCTAAGTGGAACAGGTGATAATGCCCAGTACATCTTTGATATTGTTGAGTGGGAAACTGACATCAACAAACCCGGTGTGAAAGAAATCAATGAGAAGTACAAAGCGAAATACGGCAATAACCTCACAGGTGAAGCTGTAGATGCTTACGTATCCGTATACGTTCTTGCGGATGCGCTCGAAAGAGCCGGGTCCACTGATGCTGATAAGGTTAGATCCGCTCTCGCAAAAACCAATCTGAAAACAGGACCGGCAGCGATTGTCTCTTACGACGCCATTGAATTCGATGAAACCGGCCAGAATAAATTTGCTTCTCCGGTAATTGTACAGGTCAATAATCTGGGCAAAGGCCTTGAACGCATCACAATCTGGCCCAAATCCGCACGCCGTGCAGGATACACACCCGTATTCCCCATTCCTAAAAAATAA
- the gabT gene encoding 4-aminobutyrate--2-oxoglutarate transaminase, translating to MSKSETLLERRNKAVALGVGNLAPVFADRAQNSVVTDVDGNEYIDFVGGIGVNNVGHCNEKVVAAIKEQAEKLIHSCFHIAMYESYIALAEKLIEITPGDFEKKAVLLNSGAEAVENAVKISRLASGKSGIIVYEGGFHGRTLLTMSMTSKVKPYKFKFGPYAPEIYRIPYPYCYRCPYGKEYPSCDIHCAEQLKSWFIGNAAPENIAAIVAEPIAGEGGFLTPPPEYFPRIKEICADNGIYFVADEIQTGGGRTGKFCAIDHWGVEPDLMTMAKSIGGGMPISAVVGRKEIMDAVHPGGLGGTYGGNPVSCAAALAAINALENEGILEKGQALGKKVKDVFNSWKKKYSIIGDVRGLGAMIALEIVTDKDSKTPAPDLTKKIVAEAVKNKLLILSCGNFGNVIRILVPLSVDDQTLDKGLSILEKAIIEQS from the coding sequence ATGAGTAAATCAGAAACACTGCTGGAAAGACGTAACAAAGCAGTTGCTCTTGGAGTAGGCAATTTGGCCCCTGTTTTTGCTGATCGAGCCCAAAACTCGGTAGTCACCGATGTTGATGGAAACGAATACATTGATTTCGTTGGGGGGATAGGCGTTAACAATGTAGGTCATTGCAACGAGAAAGTTGTTGCTGCCATCAAGGAACAGGCTGAAAAACTTATCCACTCATGCTTTCACATTGCAATGTATGAATCGTACATTGCCTTAGCTGAAAAACTAATTGAAATTACTCCCGGTGATTTCGAAAAAAAAGCGGTTCTCCTTAACAGTGGAGCAGAAGCTGTAGAAAATGCGGTTAAAATTTCACGACTAGCAAGCGGCAAAAGCGGTATTATTGTTTATGAAGGAGGCTTTCACGGGCGTACATTGCTCACCATGAGCATGACCAGTAAAGTCAAACCCTACAAATTCAAATTCGGTCCTTATGCACCTGAAATATACAGAATACCTTATCCATACTGTTACCGCTGTCCTTATGGTAAAGAATATCCTTCCTGCGATATCCATTGCGCCGAACAGCTTAAAAGCTGGTTCATAGGAAACGCAGCACCTGAAAACATCGCCGCCATAGTCGCTGAGCCGATTGCCGGTGAGGGTGGTTTCCTCACTCCTCCACCTGAATATTTCCCAAGAATCAAAGAGATATGTGCAGACAACGGAATTTATTTCGTTGCTGACGAAATCCAGACCGGCGGCGGACGCACAGGTAAATTTTGTGCCATCGACCATTGGGGAGTCGAACCGGATCTTATGACCATGGCAAAAAGCATTGGCGGCGGCATGCCCATCTCTGCTGTAGTTGGCAGAAAAGAAATCATGGACGCAGTGCATCCCGGCGGACTTGGCGGAACGTATGGCGGCAACCCTGTATCATGCGCAGCAGCCCTGGCAGCAATAAACGCTCTTGAAAATGAAGGTATTCTCGAAAAGGGTCAGGCTCTCGGTAAGAAAGTCAAAGATGTATTTAACAGCTGGAAGAAAAAATACTCAATAATCGGTGATGTTCGTGGCCTTGGAGCCATGATCGCACTGGAAATTGTCACAGATAAAGACAGTAAAACCCCTGCCCCTGACCTTACCAAAAAAATAGTTGCCGAAGCGGTAAAAAATAAACTGCTTATACTGTCCTGCGGTAATTTCGGCAACGTCATCAGAATACTTGTACCACTGTCAGTAGATGACCAGACTTTAGATAAGGGACTGTCTATTCTGGAGAAAGCAATCATTGAACAAAGTTAA